The Fragaria vesca subsp. vesca linkage group LG2, FraVesHawaii_1.0, whole genome shotgun sequence genome includes a window with the following:
- the LOC101302319 gene encoding probable indole-3-acetic acid-amido synthetase GH3.6-like, whose protein sequence is MADEELLKNVNDSTINATRHQHDTLSSILHQNGAVRYLHPHLPLPDSRLDAAAFRGAVPLSTYDDYADYITRMAETSLDHQQPLLSVDPLLCFFYSSGTSSPRPKLIPYFDSKLSKAASLIAHQGSYAILRRLFPPRDSVNKMMWFIYGDNVTTTRGGVKVMAASSYPLQSRGANWSQLRFIVSPKEVILGSNVEHQTYCHLLCGLRNRDLLDAIRAPYAVGLIRAFRILESKWEQLCRDLEEGFPSLEISDGEMRNSVVEVLGGPQPELAERVRVVFEEQNWGGIVSKLWPNVRYVRCVTTGSMEQYYPKLKYYAGEIPLLGGDYFASECCVGINLDIMEPPDKTRFVLLPTAAYFEFLPFDMNEAEVSTGRETVDIAGVEVGKMYEVVVTTYRGFYRYLLGDVVRVVGFYNLSPLVEFVMRAPKGPGEIITERDLMAAMRSVQLVFEDVMATQITEFASFLDMELTPKQLKVFIEAREGSRLMQEESVVALRRCCSSLEDGLGGIYKVQRDRGEAGPIMLSVVKPGSFDRLSQVAIANGASASQYKPPKIIRNREIVHFLEGSTLVTIS, encoded by the exons ATGGCCGACGAAGAACTCCTGAAGAACGTCAACGACTCCACGATCAACGCCACGCGTCACCAGCACGACACTCTCAGCTCCATCCTCCACCAAAACGGCGCCGTCCGCTACCTCCACCCTCACCTCCCACTCCCCGATTCCCGGCTCGACGCCGCCGCCTTCCGCGGCGCCGTACCTCTATCAACCTACGACGACTACGCCGATTACATCACTCGAATGGCCGAGACCTCACTCGATCACCAACAGCCTCTCCTCTCCGTCGATCCCCTCCTCTGCTTCTTCTACAG CTCCGGGACGAGCTCACCGAGACCGAAGCTGATTCCTTACTTCGATTCCAAGCTATCGAAAGCGGCTTCGTTAATAGCTCACCAAGGCAGTTATGCGATTCTCAGGAG GTTGTTTCCTCCAAGGGACTCAGTGAATAAGATGATGTGGTTTATATATGGTGATAATGTAACAACTACTAGAGGTGGTGTTAAGGTCATGGCTGCTTCTTCATACCCTTTGCAGAGTCGTGGTGCCAATTGGTCTCAGTTGAGATTTATAGTCAGTCCAAAGGAAGTCATTCTTGGGTCTAATGTTGAGCACCAAACGTATTGCCACCTGCTTTGTGGGCTTAGGAACCGTGATTTACTTGATGCGATTCGTGCCCCTTACGCTGTGGGATTGATCAGAGCGTTTAGGATTTTAGAGTCAAAGTGGGAGCAGCTGTGTCGTGATCTTGAAGAGGGGTTTCCGAGTTTGGAGATTTCTGATGGTGAGATGAGGAACTCTGTTGTTGAGGTTCTTGGGGGGCCTCAACCAGAATTGGCAGAGAGAGTTAGAGTTGTTTTTGAAGAACAGAATTGGGGTGGGATTGTGAGCAAGTTATGGCCAAATGTTCGGTATGTTAGGTGTGTCACGACTGGAAGTATGGAGCAGTATTATCCAAAACTTAAGTATTATGCTGGAGAGATACCTTTGTTGGGTGGGGACTACTTTGCTTCCGAATGCTGTGTGGGGATTAACTTGGATATCATGGAACCTCCCGATAAAACGCGATTCGTTTTGCTTCCAACTGCAGCCTATTTTGAGTTTCTTCCATTTGATATGAATGAGGCTGAGGTTTCTACAGGTAGAGAAACTGTTGATATTGCTGGTGTTGAAGTGGGGAAGATGTATGAAGTGGTTGTCACTACTTACAGAGGATTTTACAGATACCTTTTGGGTGATGTAGTGAGGGTTGTTGGTTTCTATAATTTATCTCCACTAGTGGAATTTGTAATGAGAGCACCGAAAGGTCCTGGTGAGATTATAACTGAGAGGGACTTGATGGCTGCAATGCGAAGTGTCCAGCTTGTGTTTGAAGATGTGATGGCAACACAGATTACAGAATTTGCGAGTTTCTTGGACATGGAGTTGACCCCTAAACAGTTGAAGGTGTTTATAGAAGCTAGAGAGGGAAGCAGGCTTATGCAGGAAGAGTCAGTTGTAGCTCTGAGGAGGTGTTGTTCCTCCCTTGAGGATGGTTTGGGAGGCATTTACAAGGTCCAGAGAGATAGAGGTGAAGCAGGTCCTATAATGTTATCTGTTGTAAAACCTGGTAGCTTTGATAGACTGTCACAAGTGGCCATTGCAAACGGAGCCTCTGCGAGTCAGTATAAGCCACCCAAGATCATAAGAAATCGTGAGATTGTTCATTTCCTTGAAGGATCTACTCTTGTAACCATATCTTGA